A portion of the Thermosediminibacter oceani DSM 16646 genome contains these proteins:
- the rsxE gene encoding electron transport complex subunit RsxE, giving the protein MYQLVKDFLNGLWNENPTFRMIIGMCPTLAVTTAAMNGIAMGLATTFVLVFSSLLISLLRNIIPAKVRIPCYIIVIATFVTVVDLFMSGYFPAMYKILGLYIPLIVVNCIIMARAEAFASKVSALRAIADALGMGIGFTWAITMIGAVRELMGSGTVFGYHVLSENATRWVIMLLPPGAFFTMGILLGIMNVITRKSVKNTQCH; this is encoded by the coding sequence ATGTACCAGCTGGTTAAAGACTTTCTGAACGGGCTATGGAACGAAAACCCCACATTCAGGATGATAATAGGTATGTGCCCTACGCTGGCGGTAACCACCGCCGCTATGAACGGCATAGCCATGGGGCTTGCTACGACTTTTGTGCTAGTATTTTCAAGTCTTCTGATTTCGTTGCTCAGGAATATTATCCCGGCTAAGGTTAGGATACCGTGTTATATAATCGTGATAGCCACTTTTGTAACCGTAGTAGATCTTTTTATGTCTGGCTATTTTCCGGCGATGTATAAAATCCTGGGACTTTATATACCGCTGATTGTAGTGAACTGTATAATAATGGCAAGGGCTGAGGCTTTTGCGTCAAAGGTATCAGCGCTCAGGGCTATAGCTGACGCCTTGGGTATGGGTATCGGTTTCACCTGGGCTATTACCATGATAGGGGCCGTAAGGGAACTTATGGGGTCCGGTACAGTCTTCGGCTATCATGTGCTGAGCGAAAATGCAACTCGTTGGGTTATAATGCTTCTGCCACCGGGCGCCTTCTTCACCATGGGTATTTTGCTCGGAATAATGAATGTAATTACGCGCAAAAGCGTAAAGAATACCCAATGCCATTGA
- a CDS encoding RnfABCDGE type electron transport complex subunit G, producing the protein MNQYVRMIVVLFIFSVLSGAVLAFSYEVTIPKIQEQAQKDLEASIKNVIPGITRYEQVEKEGMTFYIGLDDQGNKKGIAFKSTGQGFGGPIEMMVGYDPKEGKLTGLQILSMAETPGLGARIQEPAFTDQFKGKSVNDPFVPKEDVQVITGATISPAGVANGIKTALEKVTKIYPVGGDY; encoded by the coding sequence ATGAACCAGTATGTAAGAATGATAGTAGTACTGTTCATTTTTTCAGTGCTGTCCGGTGCGGTGCTGGCATTTTCTTACGAGGTAACCATTCCCAAAATTCAGGAACAGGCCCAAAAAGACCTGGAAGCTTCTATAAAAAATGTGATTCCAGGTATAACTAGGTACGAACAGGTAGAAAAAGAAGGTATGACTTTTTATATCGGCCTTGACGATCAGGGCAATAAAAAAGGGATTGCCTTTAAATCCACCGGTCAGGGGTTCGGTGGTCCTATCGAGATGATGGTGGGATATGACCCCAAAGAAGGCAAGCTGACCGGCCTGCAAATCCTTTCAATGGCTGAAACTCCGGGCCTCGGCGCTAGGATACAGGAACCGGCGTTTACGGATCAGTTCAAAGGGAAGTCCGTAAATGACCCGTTTGTACCCAAAGAGGACGTTCAGGTAATTACCGGTGCAACCATATCCCCGGCGGGAGTGGCCAACGGCATAAAAACCGCTCTGGAAAAGGTCACTAAAATATACCCGGTCGGAGGTGACTATTGA
- the rsxA gene encoding electron transport complex subunit RsxA — translation MKELFFIIAGSVLVNNFVLSRFLGECPFLGVSRKLETAISMGVATTFVLTMTSVATYFIQFYILEPFGLSRFLQIVSFILVIAALVQLVEMVILKTSPALYKALGIYLPLITTNCAVLGLALLIAIKRYNLIQSVAFGLGAGIGFTLAMALMAGIREEMEFGDIPEALQGTAIVLITAGLLSMAFLGFSGLIPM, via the coding sequence GTGAAGGAACTGTTTTTTATAATTGCCGGGTCTGTCTTAGTTAATAATTTTGTGTTATCGAGGTTCCTCGGAGAGTGCCCGTTTCTGGGCGTTTCTAGAAAGCTGGAAACCGCTATCAGCATGGGTGTTGCCACTACCTTCGTGCTAACGATGACCTCGGTGGCAACCTATTTCATACAGTTTTATATTCTGGAACCTTTCGGATTATCCAGGTTTTTACAGATCGTATCTTTCATTCTGGTAATAGCGGCACTGGTGCAGCTGGTGGAAATGGTAATACTGAAGACAAGCCCCGCTCTGTACAAGGCTCTGGGAATTTACCTGCCACTTATCACCACTAACTGCGCGGTGCTGGGCCTTGCGCTGTTGATCGCTATAAAGCGTTACAACCTCATACAGAGCGTTGCTTTTGGTCTCGGGGCCGGTATCGGCTTTACGCTGGCCATGGCCTTGATGGCGGGTATCAGGGAAGAAATGGAGTTCGGCGATATCCCCGAAGCTTTACAGGGAACAGCCATAGTACTGATTACAGCTGGACTTCTATCAATGGCGTTCCTCGGATTTTCCGGATTAATTCCGATGTAG
- a CDS encoding RnfABCDGE type electron transport complex subunit B, translating into MANVILISLMSMGGLSLLLGAGLAYASKKFAVETDPRVDAINEALPGANCGACGYPGCSGLAGAIVEGKAPVNACLVGGPAVAKKIAEIMGVSDTGESAERKIARVLCQGGKNEAKLKAEYHGVKSCRAASMVNGGPKGCTFGCIGFGDCAKVCPVGAITMSENGLPVIDEEKCTGCGLCAKECPKQVIALTSAKNEVHVRCRATLKAKDTRDVCKVGCIACKQCEKACPFDAIHVVNNVAIIDYEKCRNCMKCVEKCPTKAITSAFAERKKAVINDNCIGCTICAKNCPVNAISGEVKKKHEVNAELCIGCSICEEKCPKGAITMVRGEGDRKTSNCDACAAVK; encoded by the coding sequence ATGGCTAACGTAATACTGATTTCGCTGATGAGCATGGGAGGCTTGAGCCTCCTGCTTGGTGCCGGGCTTGCCTATGCGTCAAAGAAATTTGCTGTAGAAACGGATCCCAGGGTTGATGCCATTAATGAGGCGCTACCGGGAGCAAACTGCGGTGCCTGCGGTTATCCCGGTTGTTCGGGTCTTGCGGGAGCGATAGTGGAAGGAAAAGCGCCGGTCAATGCCTGTTTGGTAGGCGGCCCTGCTGTGGCAAAAAAAATTGCTGAAATAATGGGAGTCTCGGATACAGGTGAATCCGCGGAGAGAAAAATTGCCCGGGTCCTGTGCCAGGGAGGTAAAAACGAGGCTAAACTAAAAGCCGAGTATCACGGCGTAAAATCCTGCAGAGCCGCGTCCATGGTGAACGGCGGACCGAAGGGGTGTACCTTCGGATGTATCGGGTTCGGCGACTGCGCAAAGGTGTGCCCTGTGGGTGCCATTACCATGAGTGAGAACGGCCTGCCTGTAATAGACGAAGAAAAATGCACCGGCTGCGGGCTTTGCGCAAAGGAATGCCCCAAACAGGTGATAGCGCTCACTTCGGCGAAAAACGAAGTGCACGTGCGCTGCAGAGCCACTTTGAAGGCTAAGGACACCAGAGACGTGTGTAAAGTAGGTTGCATAGCCTGCAAGCAGTGCGAAAAGGCATGCCCCTTTGACGCCATCCACGTGGTGAACAACGTGGCGATAATAGATTACGAAAAGTGCCGCAACTGCATGAAGTGCGTCGAGAAGTGCCCGACTAAGGCCATTACCTCGGCTTTCGCCGAGAGGAAGAAGGCAGTCATCAATGACAACTGCATCGGATGCACCATCTGCGCCAAAAACTGCCCGGTGAACGCCATATCGGGCGAGGTTAAGAAAAAACACGAGGTTAATGCGGAGCTCTGCATAGGCTGCAGCATCTGCGAGGAAAAGTGCCCCAAGGGCGCAATAACGATGGTTCGGGGTGAAGGCGACAGAAAAACCAGTAACTGTGACGCGTGCGCTGCGGTAAAATAG